A window of the Brassica napus cultivar Da-Ae chromosome C5, Da-Ae, whole genome shotgun sequence genome harbors these coding sequences:
- the LOC125587137 gene encoding uncharacterized protein LOC125587137, with protein sequence MLEKAWVHLSRVDPAYEKGAWDFVQAVSAGDGADKFIICPCTDCRNVDRHSAADIVDHLVRRGMDEVYKQRKDWYHHGEVYSVAEGEMKEKQWNEEIVGLYRAVENLDEELATERDFCEMAEGEDMKEDEFLAKIADAETPLYPSCANHSKLSAIVSLFRLKTKNGWSDKSFDDLLETLPEMLPEDNVLHTSLYEVKKFLKSFDMGYEKIHACVNDCCLFRKKLKKLDSCPKCKASRWKINQHTGEIKKGVPQKVLRYFPIIPRLKRMFRSEEMARNLRWHSTNQSSDGKLRHPVDSVTWKQMNDKYPTFAAEERNIRLGLSTDGFNPFNMQSSKYSCWPVLLVNYNLPPNLCMKKENIMLTLLIPGPQQPGNSIDVYLEPLIEDLNQLWSKGESTYDVVSNTAFTMKAMLLWTISDFLAYGNLAGCKVKGKMGCPVCGKHTDSMWLKLCRKHVYMSHRKGLPPTHRYRSKKAWFDGHAEHGRKSRILSGHDISNNLKHFVNNFGNFREGRTKRKRTVSVEEDCDIEDVSSESEAEEEDEVDEEELSRWKKRSIFFQLPYWEELPVRHNLDVMHIERNVAKSIVSTLLHCGNSKDGLNTRKDLEHLGIRKDLHPRAKGKRTYLPAAPWSLSKSEKKVFCKRLSDFKGPDGYCSNISRGVSVEECKVSGLKSHDYHVLMQQLLPVAVRGLLPKGPRLAILRMCAFFNRLCQRVIDVEQISKMEAEVVETLCMFERFFPPSFFDIMVHLTVHLGREAKLCGPVHFRWMYPFERHMKILKDYVRNTARPEGCIAESYLAEECMQFCSAFLKKTTNVEEKLDRNADYESQTILEGRPISAPKSINLSEMEKKTAHLAVLQNTSVVDPYVECQWAVRGNGVKVEDGYTLVNLNQSQVSFNRDPYILASQAKQVFYSREDDTSCWYVVLRGPSRRYNETEEEDVNIDIGPLPSIIDMDVEIDEAHNARVDCEGIYV encoded by the exons ATGTTGGAGAAGGCGTGGGTTCATCTGTCAAG AGTTGATCCTGCTTATGAGAAGGGTGCATGGGACTTTGTCCAAGCTGTGTCTGCGGGTGATGGAGCTGATAAGTTCATTATCTGCCCTTGCACAGACTGTCGGAATGTAGATCGGCATTCAGCTGCAGATATAGTCGATCATCTGGTTAGAAGGGGAATGGATGAGGTGTACAAGCAGCGTAAGGactggtatcatcatggagaagtATACTCTGTGGCTGAAGGCGAGATGAAAGAGAAGCAGTGGAATGAAGAGATTGTTGGGTTGTACAGAGCTGTTGAGAATTTAGATGAAGAGTTAGCTACTGAACGTGACTTCTGTGAGATGGCAGAGGGAGAAGACATGAAAGAAGATGAGTTCTTGGCAAAGATTGCAGATGCTGAAACCCCATTATATCCAAGCTGCGCAAACCATAGCAAGTTATCAGCCATCGTGTCATTGTTTAGGCTGAAGACTAAGAATGGCTGGTCTGACAAGAGCTTCGATGATCTACTTGAGACGTTGCCGGAGATGTTACCAGAGGATAACGTGTTGCATACATCACTGTACGAAGTTAAGAAGTTCTTGAAGTCTTTTGATATGGGTTATGAGAAGATTCATGCGTGTGTTAATGATTGCTGCCTGTTCAGAAAGAAGTTGAAGAAGCTCGACAGTTGTCCTAAATGTAAGGCCTCAAGATGGAAGATTAACCAGCACACTGGTGAGATCAAGAAAGGTGTCCCACAGAAAGTATTAAGATACTTTCCAATAATCCCACGGCTAAAGAGGATGTTTAGGTCTGAAGAAATGGCCAGAAACCTAAGGTGGCATTCTACTAACCAGAGCAGCGATGGGAAACTAAGGCATCCCGTAGATTCTGTGACATGGAAACAGATGAATGACAAGTATCCCACATTTGCCGCTGAGGAAAGGAATATACGGCTGGGACTCTCTACGGATGGATTTAATCCTTTCAACATGCAGAGCAGTAAGTACAGTTGTTGGCCTGTGCTGTTAGTTAACTACAATTTGCCTCCTAACCTATgtatgaagaaggagaatatcATGCTAACACTGCTCATTCCTGGTCCACAACAGCCTggtaatagtattgatgtctaCTTAGAGCCATTAATAGAGGATTTAAATCAGTTGTGGAGCAAAGGAGAGTCAACATATGATGTTGTGAGTAACACTGCATTTACAATGAAGGCAATGCTGCTCTGGACTATTAGTGATTTCCTAGCCTATGGAAATCTAGCTGGATGCAAAGTGAAAGGAAAAATGGGTTGTCCTGTGTGCGGGAAACACACTGATAGTATGTGGCTGAAGTTATGTAGGAAGCATGTGTATATGTCTCATAGAAAGGGTCTCCCACCAACGCATAGATATAGGTCGAAGAAGGCTTGGTTTGATGGACACGCTGAACACGGGAGAAAGTCTAGGATACTATCTGGTCATGACATTTCCAATAACCTGAAGCACTTTGTTAACAACTTTGGGAATTTTAGAGAAGGTAGAACGAAGAGGAAAAGAACAGTGAGTGTTGAAGAAGACTGTGATATTGAGGACGTTTCCAGTGAATCTGaggcagaggaagaagatgaagttgatgaGGAGGAGTTGTCAAGATGGAAAAAAAGATCAATCTTCTTTCAACTTCCTTATTGGGAG GAACTACCCGTGAGGCATAATTTGGACGTAATGCACATTGAGCGAAATGTGGCAAAGAGCATTGTCTCAACGTTACTTCACTGTGGGAATTCGAAGGATGGTCTCAATACACGTAAGGATCTGGAACATCTTGGTATTAGAAAGGATCTGCACCCGAGGGCCAAAGGGAAAAGGACTTACCTACCAGCAGCACCTTGGTCTTTGTCGAAGAGTGAGAAGAAAGTATTCTGCAAGCGACTTTCTGATTTTAAAGGACCTGATGGATATTGTTCAAACATATCTAGGGGTGTTTCAGTAGAAGAGTGTAAGGTATCAGGTCTCAAATCACATGATTATCATGTGCTGATGCAACAGTTACTCCCGGTTGCAGTTAGAGGATTATTACCTAAAGGCCCGAGACTAGCAATATTACGGATGTGTGCATTCTTCAACCGGTTATGCCAGCGAGTAATAGATGTAGAGCAGATTTCAAAAATGGAAGCAGAAGTTGTGGAAACTCTCTGTATGTTTGAGAGATTTTTTCCTCCAAGCTTCTTCGACATAATGGTTCATTTGACAGTTCATCTTGGAAGGGAAGCTAAACTATGTGGTCCAGTCCATTTTCGCTGGATGTATCCATTTGAGAG ACACATGAAGATCCTGAAAGACTATGTTAGAAACACTGCGAGGCCAGAGGGTTGTATTGCTGAGTCCTATCTTGCAGAAGAGTGCATGCAGTTCTGCAGTGCGTTTCTTAAAAAGACAACCAATGTGGAGGAGAAATTAGATAGGAATGCTGACTATGAGAGCCAGACAATCCTAGAGGGACGTCCAATATCGGCACCAAAATCAATTAACCTCTCTGAAATGGAGAAGAAAACAGCCCACCTTGCTGTCCTACAGAACACATCTGTTGTTGACCCTTATGTTGA GTGTCAATGGGCAGTACGAGGAAACGGAGTTAAGGTGGAAGATGGGTACACACTTGTTAACTTGAATCAGTCTCAAGTTTCCTTTAATAGGGATCCATACATATTAGCTTCTCAGGCAAAACAAGTGTTTTACTCAAGGGAGGATGATACATCCTGCTGGTATGTTGTCCTAAGAGGTCCATCAAGAAGATACAatgaaacagaagaagaagatgtcaaCATAGATATTGGACCATTGCCATCAATCATTGATATGGATGTTGAAATAGATGAAGCTCACAATGCCCGAGTTGATTGTGAAGGCATATATGTGTGA
- the LOC106413009 gene encoding indole-3-acetic acid-amido synthetase GH3.17-like has translation MIPSYDPNDTEAGLKLLEDLTTNAEAIQEQVLHQILSQNCESQYLQAFLDGESDKNQQSFKNKVPVVNYGDIKPFIQRIADGESSDIVSSQPITELLTSSGTSAGKPKLMPSTAEELERKTFFYSMLVPVMNKYVNGLDEGKGMYLLFIKPEIKTPSGLMARPVLTSYYKSQHFRNRPFNKYNVYTSPDQTILCQDSKQSMYCQLLCGLVQRSHVLRVGAVFASAFLRAVKFLEDHYKELCADIRTGTVTSWITEPACRDSVLSVLQGPNQELADEIESECAEKSWEGILRRLWPKAKYVEVIVTGSMAQYIPTLEFYSGGLPLVSTMYASSECYFGINLNPLCDPSDVSYTLLPNMAYFEFLPVDDKSHEEIHFASHSNTDDDDDALKEDLIVDLVNVEVGRYYEIVITTFTGLYRYRVGDILKVTGFHNKAPQFRFVQRRNVVLSIDTDKTSEEDLLNAVTQAKLKHLQKPSCPLLTEYTSYADTSSIPGHYVLFWELKPRQNNEPPELENKTMELCCSEVEDCLDYVYRRCRNKDKSIGPLEIRVVSLGTFDLLMDFCVSQGSSVNQYKTPRCVKPGGALEILDSRVIGRFFSQRVPRWQPLGLDS, from the exons atgaTACCAAGTTACGACCCAAATGATACAGAAGCTGGTCTCAAGCTTCTAGAGGATCTAACCACAAATGCAGAAGCAATTCAAGAACAAGTTCTCCACCAAATACTCTCTCAAAACTGTGAAAGTCAATATCTCCAAGCATTTCTTGATGGAGAATCCGACAAGAATCAACAAAGTTTCAAGAACAAAGTCCCTGTTGTAAATTACGGCGACATAAAGCCTTTCATTCAACGAATCGCAGATGGAGAATCCTCTGACATCGTCTCCTCTCAACCCATCACAGAGCTCCTCACTAG CTCGGGGACTTCGGCGGGAAAGCCGAAGTTGATGCCTTCCACAGCTGAGGAACTTGAACGGAAGACATTTTTCTACAGCATGCTTGTGCCTGTCATGAACAA ATATGTGAATGGGCTAGATGAAGGTAAAGGAATGTATCTTCTATTCATAAAACCAGAGATCAAGACTCCTTCAGGTCTAATGGCTCGTCCTGTGTTGACTAGTTACTACAAAAGTCAACATTTCAGAAACAGACCATTCAACAAGTACAACGTCTACACTAGCCCTGACCAGACGATTCTTTGTCAAGACAGCAAACAGAGCATGTACTGTCAGCTTCTCTGCGGTTTGGTCCAACGATCTCATGTCCTAAGAGTCGGAGCTGTCTTTGCATCTGCCTTTCTTCGAGCGGTCAAGTTCTTGGAAGATCATTACAAGGAGCTTTGCGCCGACATTAGAACCGGTACAGTAACTAGCTGGATCACTGAACCAGCATGCAGAGACTCGGTTTTGTCTGTCCTTCAAGGACCTAATCAAGAACTGGCTGATGAAATTGAGTCAGAGTGTGCTGAGAAGTCGTGGGAAGGAATCTTGAGGAGGCTATGGCCTAAGGCTAAGTATGTTGAGGTGATTGTGACGGGTTCAATGGCTCAATACATTCCAACGCTCGAGTTTTATAGCGGTGGTTTACCGTTGGTTTCAACCATGTATGCTTCCTCTGAGTGTTACTTTGGTATCAACCTTAACCCGTTGTGTGATCCTTCGGATGTTTCGTATACGCTTCTTCCTAACATGGCCTATTTCGAGTTCTTGCCCGTCGATGACAAATCTCACGAAGAGATTCACTTTGCATCGCATTCTAACaccgatgatgatgatgatgctctCAAGGAAGATCTTATTGTCGATCTTGTTAATGTTGAAGTTGGCCGATACTACGAGATTGTCATTACTACATTCACAG GTTTATACAGATACAGAGTAGGAGATATTCTTAAAGTGACCGGTTTCCATAACAAAGCGCCTCAGTTCCGTTTTGTGCAGCGAAGAAACGTTGTATTAAGCATCGATACCGACAAAACTAGCGAGGAAGATCTACTAAACGCGGTGACACAAGCTAAACTCAAACATCTTCAAAAACCTTCATGCCCCTTGCTCACGGAGTACACTAGCTATGCGGATACGTCCTCGATCCCAGGGCATTACGTTCTCTTCTGGGAGCTAAAGCCACGTCAAAACAACGAGCCACCAGAGCTAGAGAACAAGACAATGGAGTTATGTTGCTCTGAGGTTGAGGATTGTTTGGATTACGTATACAGGAGATGCAGGAACAAAGATAAGTCGATAGGGCCATTGGAGATAAGGGTTGTGAGTTTGGGGACTTTTGATTTGCTGATGGATTTTTGTGTCTCGCAAGGATCTTCAGTGAATCAGTACAAGACTCCAAGATGTGTTAAACCTGGAGGAGCTCTTGAGATTCTTGATTCCAGAGTTATTGGGAGGTTCTTCAGTCAAAGAGTTCCTCGATGGCAACCACTTGGTTTAGATTCGTag
- the LOC106413011 gene encoding uncharacterized protein LOC106413011 produces the protein MNRIENIIARINSLCSVFLWRGDIDSHNTARVAWETVVLTTQQGGLGVKDLHTWNKACCLKLVWLLFFRSGSMWVAWFREVVLKGSIHNYWTTKPKVSFSWLANKILKLKDVVYPLIKLRLENGLSARFWHDNWSPLGNVATLLNAQSSRLGIPQQATVASLFRNGSWRLPPARSEQQLQLQAHLTTVNLTTEPDYFEWEIEGRISSKFSTGEVYHYLRRAHDELQKMLPYTLTQLARRA, from the exons atgaACAGGATAGAAAACATTATTGCTAGAATAAATTCCCTCTGCAGTGTGTTCCTTTGGAGAGGTGATATTGATAGCCATAACACTGCTAGGGTCGCATGGGAGACAGTGGTCCTAACAACACAGCAAGGAGGTCTCGGCGTGAAGGATCTTCATACATGGAACAAAGCATGCTGTCTGAAACTAGTGTGGCTTCTGTTCTTTAGATCAGGATCAATGTGGGTGGCTTGGTTCAGAGAAGTTGTACTCAAGGGATCGATCCACAACTACTGGACTACAAAGCCAAAGGTTTCATTCTCTTGGCTCGCAAACAAGATCCTCAAACTTAAAGATGTTGTCTACCCATTGATTAAACTGCGATTGGAGAATGGACTATCTGCTAGATTTTGGCATGACAACTGGTCCCCCCTAGGAAATGTTGCTACACTGCTGAACGCTCAATCATCAAGGTTAGGCATTCCTCAACAAGCAACAGTGGCCTCACTATTCCGTAATGGATCATGGCGTCTTCCACCTGCAAGATCAGAGCAACAGCTACAACTTCAAGCACATTTAACTACAGTCAACCTCACAACTGAGCCAGACTACTTTGAATGGGAGATAGAAGGAAGGATCTCTAGCAAGTTCTCTACTGGTGAAGTGTATCATTACCTGAGACGGGCGCATGATGAG CTCCAGAAGATGCTCCCTTACACCCTCACGCAACTGGCCCGACGCGCTTAA